One window from the genome of Cryptomeria japonica chromosome 6, Sugi_1.0, whole genome shotgun sequence encodes:
- the LOC131068671 gene encoding uncharacterized protein LOC131068671 isoform X1: MRIRKHSIAVSSASNGRSTEKDEKEEEEERKRKEFLLPLVAAVATAEGEITVKPPHNWKNALVTCTSHSEAAQVVREVQKANHRWNEIMSTNRLKKRSVLPSEGFFMEIQGISVKKHKASSKISKLYAKQDLTKSGQFELEKTSMRRGREHNLREKEKRDDEHSTIVSVDHGRKDDSYGGTRESTHKYKNRRKTNSTKNNNDKDVGSQCRRRNGRGWRCSERTLVGYSLCEHHRGKGRFKSLNGSNGADKVSVNNKSNKFKELSFIQGDVSCKVEFP, encoded by the exons ATGAGGATCAGAAAACATTCGATTGCCGTATCATCCGCCTCCAATGGCAGATCCACTGAGAAGGATgagaaggaggaagaggaggagaggaagagaAAGGAATTTCTTCTTCCTCTGGTAGCGGCGGTCGCTACCGCAGAAGGAGAAATTACAGTGAAGCCTCCTCACAACTGGAAAAATGCATTGGTCACATGCACTTCACACAGCGAAGCAGCTCAG GTAGTTCGGGAAGTGCAGAAAGCCAATCACAGATGGAATGAGATTATGAG CACCAATCGACTGAAGAAACGATCAGTCCTCCCAAGCGAAG GCTTTTTTATGGAAATTCAAGGAATCTCAGTGAAGAAACACAAGGCAAGCAGTAAGATCTCAAAACTCTACGCGAAGCAGGATTTAACAAAATCAGGCCAGTTTGAACTTGAAAAGACTTCAATGCGGAGAGGGCGGGAGCACAATTTGagagaaaaggaaaaaagagaTGACGAGCATTCTACCATAGTTTCTGTTGATCATGGAAGGAAAGATGATTCATATGGTGGCACTAGGGAGAGTACCCACAAGtacaaaaatagaagaaaaacgAATAGCACAAAGAACAACAATGATAAGGACGTAGGATCCCAGTGCAGGAGGAGGAATGGGAGGGGATGGCGGTGCTCTGAGAGGACGCTTGTGGGATATTCATTGTGCGAGCACCATCGTGGCAAGGGCAGATTTAAGAGCCTCAATGGCAGTAATGGTGCAGATAAAGTTTCTGTGAATAATAAAAGCAACAAATTCAAAGAATTGAGCTTTATACAAGGTGATGTTTCATGTAAAGTTGAATTTCCTTAA
- the LOC131068671 gene encoding uncharacterized protein LOC131068671 isoform X3 encodes MRIRKHSIAVSSASNGRSTEKDEKEEEEERKRKEFLLPLVAAVATAEGEITVKPPHNWKNALVTCTSHSEAAQVVREVQKANHRWNEIMSTNRLKKRSVLPSEVKKHKASSKISKLYAKQDLTKSGQFELEKTSMRRGREHNLREKEKRDDEHSTIVSVDHGRKDDSYGGTRESTHKYKNRRKTNSTKNNNDKDVGSQCRRRNGRGWRCSERTLVGYSLCEHHRGKGRFKSLNGSNGADKVSVNNKSNKFKELSFIQGDVSCKVEFP; translated from the exons ATGAGGATCAGAAAACATTCGATTGCCGTATCATCCGCCTCCAATGGCAGATCCACTGAGAAGGATgagaaggaggaagaggaggagaggaagagaAAGGAATTTCTTCTTCCTCTGGTAGCGGCGGTCGCTACCGCAGAAGGAGAAATTACAGTGAAGCCTCCTCACAACTGGAAAAATGCATTGGTCACATGCACTTCACACAGCGAAGCAGCTCAG GTAGTTCGGGAAGTGCAGAAAGCCAATCACAGATGGAATGAGATTATGAG CACCAATCGACTGAAGAAACGATCAGTCCTCCCAAGCGAAG TGAAGAAACACAAGGCAAGCAGTAAGATCTCAAAACTCTACGCGAAGCAGGATTTAACAAAATCAGGCCAGTTTGAACTTGAAAAGACTTCAATGCGGAGAGGGCGGGAGCACAATTTGagagaaaaggaaaaaagagaTGACGAGCATTCTACCATAGTTTCTGTTGATCATGGAAGGAAAGATGATTCATATGGTGGCACTAGGGAGAGTACCCACAAGtacaaaaatagaagaaaaacgAATAGCACAAAGAACAACAATGATAAGGACGTAGGATCCCAGTGCAGGAGGAGGAATGGGAGGGGATGGCGGTGCTCTGAGAGGACGCTTGTGGGATATTCATTGTGCGAGCACCATCGTGGCAAGGGCAGATTTAAGAGCCTCAATGGCAGTAATGGTGCAGATAAAGTTTCTGTGAATAATAAAAGCAACAAATTCAAAGAATTGAGCTTTATACAAGGTGATGTTTCATGTAAAGTTGAATTTCCTTAA
- the LOC131068671 gene encoding uncharacterized protein LOC131068671 isoform X2: MRIRKHSIAVSSASNGRSTEKDEKEEEEERKRKEFLLPLVAAVATAEGEITVKPPHNWKNALVTCTSHSEAAQVVREVQKANHRWNEIMSTNRLKKRSVLPSEGISVKKHKASSKISKLYAKQDLTKSGQFELEKTSMRRGREHNLREKEKRDDEHSTIVSVDHGRKDDSYGGTRESTHKYKNRRKTNSTKNNNDKDVGSQCRRRNGRGWRCSERTLVGYSLCEHHRGKGRFKSLNGSNGADKVSVNNKSNKFKELSFIQGDVSCKVEFP, from the exons ATGAGGATCAGAAAACATTCGATTGCCGTATCATCCGCCTCCAATGGCAGATCCACTGAGAAGGATgagaaggaggaagaggaggagaggaagagaAAGGAATTTCTTCTTCCTCTGGTAGCGGCGGTCGCTACCGCAGAAGGAGAAATTACAGTGAAGCCTCCTCACAACTGGAAAAATGCATTGGTCACATGCACTTCACACAGCGAAGCAGCTCAG GTAGTTCGGGAAGTGCAGAAAGCCAATCACAGATGGAATGAGATTATGAG CACCAATCGACTGAAGAAACGATCAGTCCTCCCAAGCGAAG GAATCTCAGTGAAGAAACACAAGGCAAGCAGTAAGATCTCAAAACTCTACGCGAAGCAGGATTTAACAAAATCAGGCCAGTTTGAACTTGAAAAGACTTCAATGCGGAGAGGGCGGGAGCACAATTTGagagaaaaggaaaaaagagaTGACGAGCATTCTACCATAGTTTCTGTTGATCATGGAAGGAAAGATGATTCATATGGTGGCACTAGGGAGAGTACCCACAAGtacaaaaatagaagaaaaacgAATAGCACAAAGAACAACAATGATAAGGACGTAGGATCCCAGTGCAGGAGGAGGAATGGGAGGGGATGGCGGTGCTCTGAGAGGACGCTTGTGGGATATTCATTGTGCGAGCACCATCGTGGCAAGGGCAGATTTAAGAGCCTCAATGGCAGTAATGGTGCAGATAAAGTTTCTGTGAATAATAAAAGCAACAAATTCAAAGAATTGAGCTTTATACAAGGTGATGTTTCATGTAAAGTTGAATTTCCTTAA